The sequence below is a genomic window from Campylobacter concisus.
TTATACATCGAAGCTGTTTTTTCTTTTTCATTTATCTTAATACTATTTCCAAGCTCTTTTTTTAGGATGTATATTTCTTTCTCTGTTCTGTCTATTTCTAAATACTTTTCTAAAAATCTTATTATATAGGCAAGCTCAAATGCTTTATTAATATTATAGTAAGTACCAGCTGTCGCGAATCCAACGAAATTTCCCAAAAACGAATTAGGATCTCCGTGCATCAATTCTTCTTTATTAAAATTCTTTAGAAAAAATGCAACACTACTTTTTCTATCTGCTGTCTTGGGTGGCAATCTCCAAAGCCAAATGATATTAGCCATAAGGTCTATCACGTCATCACTAGCACCTTTTAGCTGCTCTTTTATCTTTTCATCAAAATCTTTGTCGCTAGCATCACCTTTTTCTACAAAATTTTTAATTAGAAATTCCACATTAGTTTTATTAAAAATTTCTTTGTCTGTAAAAATAGATTTTCTATCTTTGAAAAATATTTCATTAAATTTTTTGAACGCATCTTCATAATTTTCAAATGCCATTTTTTCTCCTTAAATTACGTAGTCTAAATAAAATATATAATGTAATTATTACCTATTTTTCTGGACTTTTGATGTCTTATTTTATACTAAAATCAAAAATTTGTTGAGCCATTTTATTTAAATATAGATTAAACAAAACATAATAATCATTTATGGAAAAAGTAAAGTGAGTAATAAATTATTATCAATAAAGTATGTTAGTCTTCCTATAAGTTGCCAGTAAAAAATAGTTTTATGGGTAGATATTTTTATTTTTAGCAAATTTCCTAAATTTTTATCATTATGGACATAAAAATGTCTTTTATGCCGAGTAAAATAGCTTCAAACAAAAAGCAAAAGGAGCTTGTCGTGGAAAAAGAGATTTTTTACGTAGATAGCGAGATATATGAGCTTGCAACACTTTGGACGCTTCGTGCTATTTTTGATCTCGGAGGAGAAAGAGAATTGCTAAGAAGCGGATGTGACGATGTTTTAGAGTTTTTGGGTATCGAGTCAAAAGAGCCCAAAAAAGAAGAGATCCAAAATCTTAAAAACAAACTTGAAATTCTTGAAAAAAGTCAAATTTCATGTGAGATAAAAGATTTTGAACACAACCTAAATTTACTTCAAGCAAATTTAGGTCTAAATAGTGCCGAGAGAGATATTTTGAGATTTGTTGCGATCATGTACAACTACGAAGTGATATCTAATGCTTGCAGTTTACTAGGAGATCTAAACAACATACAAGCCACAAAAGCCATCTCAAAGATACTAAATTTACGTTTCGGCGATGTTCAAAAAGCCTTTAGAAAAGATGGAATCTTTGCCAAGACTTCGATTATAAAGCTAGAAAATAATGTGCATAACCTAAAATTTAAAATCGATGTCATAAACAATAACTTTATGTGTGATTTGTTTGTTAAATGCGAAAGCATGGACGAGATATTTGAAAGCTCGATAAAGCCATGTAGCAAGACAAATTTGACCACAAAAAACTACCCACACATAAAAGAAGATGTGAAAATCTTACTTTCGTTTTTAAAAAGTGTCGTTAGTAAAAAACAAAAAGGAGTAAATGTACTCCTATATGGCTCAGCAGGAACTGGTAAAACTGAGCTTAGCAAAGTGATAGCTAGTGAGCTAAATTTGAAGCTTTATGAAGTAGCTTATGATGACGGAGATGGATATGCAAATGAGCATCAAAGGATAAGATCGTATTGTCTTGCACAAAATGTATTATCAGCTGGATCAAATTTGCTGATGTATGATGAAGCAGAAGATATATTTAACACAAATAATGACGAAAAAAGACAGTATGGTAAAGCCTTTATAAATAGATCTCTTGAGACTAATGAGCTGCCTACCATTTGGATAACTAACAATATCTGCTGTATGGATGAAGCAGTAGTTAGAAGATTTAATTTAGCCATAGAGATAGGCATACCAACTGAAGATGTAAGAGCAAAGATCATAAAAAAATATAGTGAAAATTTGATAGATAATAATCTCGTAAAAAAGCTAGCTAAAAATGACTTTATAGCTCCAGGACTCATCAGTAATGCGAGCGCAGTAGTATCAAATTTAAACATAAAGGACAAAAATAAAGCCTTTGAGAGAGTAATAAACAACACTTTAAAAGCACAAGGTTACGAAGAGATAAGAGATTACAATCCAAGAGATGATCTGCCAAGTAGCTACGATCCAAATTTTGTAAACTCAGACTGCGATCTAAACGAGCTAATGCAAGGCATAAAAATAAGCAAAAATGCTAGAATTTGTCTTTATGGTGTGCCTGGAACTGGCAAAAGTGCTTACGCTAAATTTATCGCTAAAAGTCTTAAAAAGCCAATCATTATTAAAAAAGGAAGCGATCTTTTATCTATGTTTGTAGGATGGACTGAGAAAAATATAGCATTAGCCTTCAAAGAAGCCAAAGAAAAACATGCTGTGCTAGTCTTTGACGAAGTAGATAGCTTTTTGCAAGATAGAAGTATGGCTGCAAGAAGCTGGGAAGTAACCCAAGTGAATGAGATGCTTGTACAAATGGAGAGCTTTGATGGCATCTTTATCGCTACGACGAATTTGATCGATAATCTTGATAAAGCCTGTCTTAGAAGATTTGATCTAAAGCTTGAGTTTGGATATTTATTGCCAGAGCAAGCGCAAAATTTATTTAAAAAAGAGTGTGCGCTGCTAAAGGTCAAATTTGATGAAAACGCAGCCAAAAAAGTTTCAAATTTAGGCTTGCTAACGCCTGGAGACTTTGCCAGTGTGAGAAGACAAGCTAAATTTAGACCTATAAAAAATGGCGACGACTTTTGTCATAGACTTGAGCTTGAAGTTACACTAAAAAATAAAGAAAAGAGTGTGAAAATAGGGTTTTAGGGACTATCCCTAACGAGGTATTTTTGTCTGACTTGTCAGACAAAAAGTATCCTCGCCCAACTATGAAAATTTGGTTTTAATGGCATAATTTATTATTTGAATTAATAGGCAGATCGTGCATATATCTAAGATTAAATTAATAATAACCTCACTATACTTCTCGTGCAGATTGTGCATATAAATAAGATTTAATTAAGGTTATTAAGATGAACCAAGTAACGTTAGAAATAGTCAAAATTTTAAAAAATAGCAAAACTTTGCTTGCAAGAACGCAGATAGAAAATGGTGTAGAACGAGCATCAAAAAGAACCGTCCAAAATGAGCTAAAAAAGCTAAGCGAGCTAAAGCGAATAAGGGTAGTAGGGCAGGCCTCAAGCACGGCTTATGAAATTTCTAACGAGTATTCTCATTTTGAAAATCGCCTTTTTATTTATCAAAATCAAGTTTTAGTAGGCTATTTGGGCTATGACTACGAGAACTACTATTTTGTGTATGATACAGATTTTTTGCTTGGCGATAGGTATGGAGTTAAATTTGAGATGCCGATTGATTTTAAAATTTATACAAGCAAAAGCTGTTTTGTGGACTTTGAGGAGTCTCTTCCAGAGGGAATAGATAGAAAAATTTTAATAGATAAGGCCGGCAACGCTACGGAGTTTTTCTTGCTGCTACATAATGATTATAGCAAGAACGATCTTGTGTTTTCGACTAGTGCTTTAGAATTTAATCGCGAGATAAAACCTCAAAGCTATCTTTCCCAAAAGGCCAAAATTTTAGGAGCTAATACTTTTCCCAATATTTTAAAATACGATGTTGATATAGACGATGTTTCGCTTTTTCCTGGCAAATTTATGAGCGATAGCGAGGAGATAAAGCACGTAAGGACTATGAGTTTGTCTGGATATCAACATAAGCTTCAAGTGATCGTTGAAAATAATGCTATAAAGGTAGCTAGCGATAAAGACAACGCGATGTTTTTTATTAAGCCCTACGATACACTCAAAGCCGATGAAAACAGTGACTACTATTTTCCGCATATTGCTATAAACGAGCATTTACACATGAGCTTTGCAAAAAATGAGCTAGGATTTGACGTACCTATGAGCGGAGTCTTTAAAAGAGATCAGGACAAAGAGTATCACTACTTTATCAAATACTTCGATAGAATTGGAGCTTATAAATTTCAGCGAAAAGAGTTTTCTACGTTTATGGGACTAAATAGCGAGGATAAATATAAAGCCTCGTCTGAAAAACTCTTTGATATGGCAGCCAAGATACTACCAAGTAGCGAAGATAGGCTTAGAATGATAGAGTACTATTTTTACTCGTTTCTTATTAGACATGAGGATATGCATACTAAAAACATATCGGTTATCTATGATAATGGTAAAATTTTACTGGCTCCTCTTTATGATATTGCCTGCACTGGTTTTTACGAAGGTATCAAAAACTACGAATCGCATTTGAGTATAAACGGCAAGCAGACCAATATCAGATATAGCGACTTTATAGAAATAGTAAAAAGAGCTAAAGTTGATAGAGTTATGTTCAACGAGTCGGTAAAAAGTATAGTAGAAGTCTATATAAAAAAGATGCCAAAGTATATAAAAAAGCTAGAAAAGCTTGATGGGCTAGACTTTTACAAAAAAGATAGAGCCAATGCCGAAGACAAAAGAGTCAAAATAAAATCCAAAACTACGCTTGCGGAAGTAATGATGGAGCATTTTGAGCAAAGGTGCGAGACCCTAAAAAGAAATGGATGGTTTGAAAAGTTGGGGATAAAGACATAAGGCTTGATATAAAGATTGTTAAACAAAAAGTATGTATTAACTCTTATTTGTAAAGTTTTTTAACCATCTCCTTCCCGCTATCAGGCATTAGCTTTGCATATCTTAGGGTGTGATTGATATCCGAGTGATTCATTAGCTTTTTTTATCGTTAGTATCGGAGTGCCGGCTATGGCTAGATGAGAGGCGAAAGTATGCCTTAGCGTGTGTATTACGACTCTATTTG
It includes:
- a CDS encoding type II toxin-antitoxin system HipA family toxin, translating into MNQVTLEIVKILKNSKTLLARTQIENGVERASKRTVQNELKKLSELKRIRVVGQASSTAYEISNEYSHFENRLFIYQNQVLVGYLGYDYENYYFVYDTDFLLGDRYGVKFEMPIDFKIYTSKSCFVDFEESLPEGIDRKILIDKAGNATEFFLLLHNDYSKNDLVFSTSALEFNREIKPQSYLSQKAKILGANTFPNILKYDVDIDDVSLFPGKFMSDSEEIKHVRTMSLSGYQHKLQVIVENNAIKVASDKDNAMFFIKPYDTLKADENSDYYFPHIAINEHLHMSFAKNELGFDVPMSGVFKRDQDKEYHYFIKYFDRIGAYKFQRKEFSTFMGLNSEDKYKASSEKLFDMAAKILPSSEDRLRMIEYYFYSFLIRHEDMHTKNISVIYDNGKILLAPLYDIACTGFYEGIKNYESHLSINGKQTNIRYSDFIEIVKRAKVDRVMFNESVKSIVEVYIKKMPKYIKKLEKLDGLDFYKKDRANAEDKRVKIKSKTTLAEVMMEHFEQRCETLKRNGWFEKLGIKT
- a CDS encoding ATP-binding protein; the protein is MSFMPSKIASNKKQKELVVEKEIFYVDSEIYELATLWTLRAIFDLGGERELLRSGCDDVLEFLGIESKEPKKEEIQNLKNKLEILEKSQISCEIKDFEHNLNLLQANLGLNSAERDILRFVAIMYNYEVISNACSLLGDLNNIQATKAISKILNLRFGDVQKAFRKDGIFAKTSIIKLENNVHNLKFKIDVINNNFMCDLFVKCESMDEIFESSIKPCSKTNLTTKNYPHIKEDVKILLSFLKSVVSKKQKGVNVLLYGSAGTGKTELSKVIASELNLKLYEVAYDDGDGYANEHQRIRSYCLAQNVLSAGSNLLMYDEAEDIFNTNNDEKRQYGKAFINRSLETNELPTIWITNNICCMDEAVVRRFNLAIEIGIPTEDVRAKIIKKYSENLIDNNLVKKLAKNDFIAPGLISNASAVVSNLNIKDKNKAFERVINNTLKAQGYEEIRDYNPRDDLPSSYDPNFVNSDCDLNELMQGIKISKNARICLYGVPGTGKSAYAKFIAKSLKKPIIIKKGSDLLSMFVGWTEKNIALAFKEAKEKHAVLVFDEVDSFLQDRSMAARSWEVTQVNEMLVQMESFDGIFIATTNLIDNLDKACLRRFDLKLEFGYLLPEQAQNLFKKECALLKVKFDENAAKKVSNLGLLTPGDFASVRRQAKFRPIKNGDDFCHRLELEVTLKNKEKSVKIGF